The following are encoded together in the Drosophila biarmipes strain raj3 chromosome 3L, RU_DBia_V1.1, whole genome shotgun sequence genome:
- the LOC108035129 gene encoding formin-binding protein 1-like isoform X15: MLALLAGGSSRSSSNNKLAESESAAQNSSTMSWGTELWDQNDNLAIHTNRGIDALDKYANFLRDRVAIETEYAGKLRRLVKNYQPKKKEEEDNEFTSMQAFRNLLKEVGDLAGQREVVSESLQLQIIAGVTLLSKTLREERKKCLSDGANLQQNLTTQLSSLDRAKRNYEKAYRDSEKAVDSYKRADMDLNLSRAEVERYKNVMTAKIQQSDDAKNEYANQLQKTNNLQQQHFSMLLPAVLNRLQELDEKRTRGFREFIVGAADVESSVAPIIARCMEGIVKAGESINEKEDTFKVIERYQSGFTPPRDIPFEDLSKCDPDSVQDSHYSNSTSNHLTIKGTMSANKLRKRVGIFNIFGSNKEDFSDLPPNQRRKKLQGKIAELTQSIAQETKARDGLMKMKIVYEANSSLGNPMTVEGQLNESEHKLEKLKVDLKKYQDFLEKACQVPAATSSPQASRNQLQNGHRTSRHSNGSADDHHDDGDDQPDDAGSLSSSASPESGLGTSHTSLPGSGQGSANENAIGEDTYYETEVETLNPLGTCRALYPFEASSEGSIPMSEGEELQVIEIDQGDGWTRVRRANNSNGWDEGFVPTSYIECTLYA, from the exons GATCAGAACGATAATCTGGCGATACACACCAACAGAGGCATCGATGCTCTAGACAAGTATGCCAACTTCTTACGCGATCGAGTGGCCATAGAAACGGAATATGCTGGCAAACTAAG GCGCCTAGTGAAAAACTACCAGCCCAAAAAGAAGGAGGAGGAAGACAATGA ATTCACATCGATGCAAGCGTTCCGCAATCTGCTCAAGGAGGTGGGCGATCTGGCGGGACAGCGCGAGGTGGTCTCCGAGTCCCTGCAGCTGCAGATAATCGCGGGGGTGACGCTCCTGTCCAAGACACTGCGCGAAGAACGCAAG AAATGCCTTAGCGATGGTGCCAACCTGCAGCAGAACCTCACCACACAGCTCTCCTCGCTGGACCGGGCCAAGCGGAACTACGAGAAGGCCTACCGCGACTCGGAGAAGGCGGTGGACAGCTACAAGCGGGCGGACATGGACCTCAATCTCAGCCGGGCCGAGGTGGAGCGCTACAAGAACGTGATGACGGCCAAGATCCAGCAGTCGGACGATGCCAAGAACGAGTACGCCAACCAGCTGCAGAAGACGAACaatctgcagcagcagcacttcAGCATGCTGCTGCCCGCCGTCCTCAACCGGCTGCAGGAGCTGGACGAGAAGCGCACCCGAGGCTTCCGGGAGTTCATTGTGGGTGCGGCGGATGTGGAGTCCTCGGTGGCGCCCATCATTGCCCGCTGCATGGAGGGCATCGTGAAGGCCGGCGAGTCGATCAACGAGAAGGAGGATACCTTCAAAGTCATAGAAAG atACCAATCGGGCTTCACGCCACCAAGGGACATACCCTTCGAGGATCTGTCCAAGTGCGATCCAGACTCCGTGCAGGACTCACACTACAGCAACTCGACATCGAACCACCTGACCATTAAGGGCACGATGAGTGCCAACAAGCTGAGGAAACGCGTGGGCATCTTCAACATATTCGGCAGCAACAAG GAGGACTTTAGCGATCTGCCGCCGAATCAGCGGAGAAAGAAACTGCAGGGAAAGATCGCCGAGCTGACCCAGAGCATCGCCCAGGAAACAAAAGCCCGGGATGGCCTGATGAAGATGAAGATCGTCTATGAGGCGAACTCCTCGCTGGGCAATCCCATGACCGTCGAAGGACAACTGAACGAGTCGGAACACAAGTTGGAGAAGCTGAAGGTGGATCTGAAGAAGTACCAGGACTTCTTGGAGAAGGCCTGCCAAGTGCCGGCGGCCACCAGTAGTCCGCAGGCGAGTCGAAACCAATTGCAGAACGGTCACAGAACCTCGAG ACATTCCAATGGCAGTGCCGATGACCATCATGACGATGGCGACGACCAGCCCGATGACGCTGGCAGCTTAAGCAG TTCGGCAAGTCCCGAGAGCGGCCTAGGCACTTCGCACACATCCCTGCCAGGATCGGGACAGGGTAGTGCCAATGAGAATGCGATTGGTGAGGATACGTACTACGAGACGGAAGTGGAGACACTAAATCCACTGGGCACATGTCGAGCCCTTTATCCCTTCGAAG CCTCCAGCGAGGGCAGCATACCCATGAGCGAGGGCGAGGAGCTGCAGGTGATCGAGATCGACCAGGGAGATGGCTGGACGCGGGTGCGGCGGGCGAACAACTCCAATGGCTGGGACGAGGGCTTCGTACCCACGAGTTACATCGAGTGCACGCTCTATGCTTAG
- the LOC108035129 gene encoding formin-binding protein 1-like isoform X3: protein MNCLVGYLNAARSLGESGVATILDLRDSHVEFWDQNDNLAIHTNRGIDALDKYANFLRDRVAIETEYAGKLRRLVKNYQPKKKEEEDNEFTSMQAFRNLLKEVGDLAGQREVVSESLQLQIIAGVTLLSKTLREERKKCLSDGANLQQNLTTQLSSLDRAKRNYEKAYRDSEKAVDSYKRADMDLNLSRAEVERYKNVMTAKIQQSDDAKNEYANQLQKTNNLQQQHFSMLLPAVLNRLQELDEKRTRGFREFIVGAADVESSVAPIIARCMEGIVKAGESINEKEDTFKVIERYQSGFTPPRDIPFEDLSKCDPDSVQDSHYSNSTSNHLTIKGTMSANKLRKRVGIFNIFGSNKNSLTADGQKEDFSDLPPNQRRKKLQGKIAELTQSIAQETKARDGLMKMKIVYEANSSLGNPMTVEGQLNESEHKLEKLKVDLKKYQDFLEKACQVPAATSSPQASRNQLQNGHRTSRHSNGSADDHHDDGDDQPDDAGSLSRSDSEDNVAQIQNGHNNNNNGSSASPESGLGTSHTSLPGSGQGSANENAIGEDTYYETEVETLNPLGTCRALYPFEASSEGSIPMSEGEELQVIEIDQGDGWTRVRRANNSNGWDEGFVPTSYIECTLYA from the exons ATGAACTGCCTGGTCGGCTATTTGAATGCGGCCCGCAGCCTCGGCGAGTCCGGAGTTGCAACCATTTTGGATCTCAGGGATAGCCATGTGGAATTTTGG GATCAGAACGATAATCTGGCGATACACACCAACAGAGGCATCGATGCTCTAGACAAGTATGCCAACTTCTTACGCGATCGAGTGGCCATAGAAACGGAATATGCTGGCAAACTAAG GCGCCTAGTGAAAAACTACCAGCCCAAAAAGAAGGAGGAGGAAGACAATGA ATTCACATCGATGCAAGCGTTCCGCAATCTGCTCAAGGAGGTGGGCGATCTGGCGGGACAGCGCGAGGTGGTCTCCGAGTCCCTGCAGCTGCAGATAATCGCGGGGGTGACGCTCCTGTCCAAGACACTGCGCGAAGAACGCAAG AAATGCCTTAGCGATGGTGCCAACCTGCAGCAGAACCTCACCACACAGCTCTCCTCGCTGGACCGGGCCAAGCGGAACTACGAGAAGGCCTACCGCGACTCGGAGAAGGCGGTGGACAGCTACAAGCGGGCGGACATGGACCTCAATCTCAGCCGGGCCGAGGTGGAGCGCTACAAGAACGTGATGACGGCCAAGATCCAGCAGTCGGACGATGCCAAGAACGAGTACGCCAACCAGCTGCAGAAGACGAACaatctgcagcagcagcacttcAGCATGCTGCTGCCCGCCGTCCTCAACCGGCTGCAGGAGCTGGACGAGAAGCGCACCCGAGGCTTCCGGGAGTTCATTGTGGGTGCGGCGGATGTGGAGTCCTCGGTGGCGCCCATCATTGCCCGCTGCATGGAGGGCATCGTGAAGGCCGGCGAGTCGATCAACGAGAAGGAGGATACCTTCAAAGTCATAGAAAG atACCAATCGGGCTTCACGCCACCAAGGGACATACCCTTCGAGGATCTGTCCAAGTGCGATCCAGACTCCGTGCAGGACTCACACTACAGCAACTCGACATCGAACCACCTGACCATTAAGGGCACGATGAGTGCCAACAAGCTGAGGAAACGCGTGGGCATCTTCAACATATTCGGCAGCAACAAG AACTCCCTGACTGCCGATGGACAAAAGGAGGACTTTAGCGATCTGCCGCCGAATCAGCGGAGAAAGAAACTGCAGGGAAAGATCGCCGAGCTGACCCAGAGCATCGCCCAGGAAACAAAAGCCCGGGATGGCCTGATGAAGATGAAGATCGTCTATGAGGCGAACTCCTCGCTGGGCAATCCCATGACCGTCGAAGGACAACTGAACGAGTCGGAACACAAGTTGGAGAAGCTGAAGGTGGATCTGAAGAAGTACCAGGACTTCTTGGAGAAGGCCTGCCAAGTGCCGGCGGCCACCAGTAGTCCGCAGGCGAGTCGAAACCAATTGCAGAACGGTCACAGAACCTCGAG ACATTCCAATGGCAGTGCCGATGACCATCATGACGATGGCGACGACCAGCCCGATGACGCTGGCAGCTTAAGCAGGTCAGATTCTGAGGATAATGTGGCGCAAATACAAAATGggcataataataacaataacgg CAGTTCGGCAAGTCCCGAGAGCGGCCTAGGCACTTCGCACACATCCCTGCCAGGATCGGGACAGGGTAGTGCCAATGAGAATGCGATTGGTGAGGATACGTACTACGAGACGGAAGTGGAGACACTAAATCCACTGGGCACATGTCGAGCCCTTTATCCCTTCGAAG CCTCCAGCGAGGGCAGCATACCCATGAGCGAGGGCGAGGAGCTGCAGGTGATCGAGATCGACCAGGGAGATGGCTGGACGCGGGTGCGGCGGGCGAACAACTCCAATGGCTGGGACGAGGGCTTCGTACCCACGAGTTACATCGAGTGCACGCTCTATGCTTAG
- the LOC108035129 gene encoding formin-binding protein 1-like isoform X6 has translation MNCLVGYLNAARSLGESGVATILDLRDSHVEFWDQNDNLAIHTNRGIDALDKYANFLRDRVAIETEYAGKLRRLVKNYQPKKKEEEDNEFTSMQAFRNLLKEVGDLAGQREVVSESLQLQIIAGVTLLSKTLREERKKCLSDGANLQQNLTTQLSSLDRAKRNYEKAYRDSEKAVDSYKRADMDLNLSRAEVERYKNVMTAKIQQSDDAKNEYANQLQKTNNLQQQHFSMLLPAVLNRLQELDEKRTRGFREFIVGAADVESSVAPIIARCMEGIVKAGESINEKEDTFKVIERYQSGFTPPRDIPFEDLSKCDPDSVQDSHYSNSTSNHLTIKGTMSANKLRKRVGIFNIFGSNKQRQIIEACITMKNSLTADGQKEDFSDLPPNQRRKKLQGKIAELTQSIAQETKARDGLMKMKIVYEANSSLGNPMTVEGQLNESEHKLEKLKVDLKKYQDFLEKACQVPAATSSPQASRNQLQNGHRTSRHSNGSADDHHDDGDDQPDDAGSLSSSASPESGLGTSHTSLPGSGQGSANENAIGEDTYYETEVETLNPLGTCRALYPFEASSEGSIPMSEGEELQVIEIDQGDGWTRVRRANNSNGWDEGFVPTSYIECTLYA, from the exons ATGAACTGCCTGGTCGGCTATTTGAATGCGGCCCGCAGCCTCGGCGAGTCCGGAGTTGCAACCATTTTGGATCTCAGGGATAGCCATGTGGAATTTTGG GATCAGAACGATAATCTGGCGATACACACCAACAGAGGCATCGATGCTCTAGACAAGTATGCCAACTTCTTACGCGATCGAGTGGCCATAGAAACGGAATATGCTGGCAAACTAAG GCGCCTAGTGAAAAACTACCAGCCCAAAAAGAAGGAGGAGGAAGACAATGA ATTCACATCGATGCAAGCGTTCCGCAATCTGCTCAAGGAGGTGGGCGATCTGGCGGGACAGCGCGAGGTGGTCTCCGAGTCCCTGCAGCTGCAGATAATCGCGGGGGTGACGCTCCTGTCCAAGACACTGCGCGAAGAACGCAAG AAATGCCTTAGCGATGGTGCCAACCTGCAGCAGAACCTCACCACACAGCTCTCCTCGCTGGACCGGGCCAAGCGGAACTACGAGAAGGCCTACCGCGACTCGGAGAAGGCGGTGGACAGCTACAAGCGGGCGGACATGGACCTCAATCTCAGCCGGGCCGAGGTGGAGCGCTACAAGAACGTGATGACGGCCAAGATCCAGCAGTCGGACGATGCCAAGAACGAGTACGCCAACCAGCTGCAGAAGACGAACaatctgcagcagcagcacttcAGCATGCTGCTGCCCGCCGTCCTCAACCGGCTGCAGGAGCTGGACGAGAAGCGCACCCGAGGCTTCCGGGAGTTCATTGTGGGTGCGGCGGATGTGGAGTCCTCGGTGGCGCCCATCATTGCCCGCTGCATGGAGGGCATCGTGAAGGCCGGCGAGTCGATCAACGAGAAGGAGGATACCTTCAAAGTCATAGAAAG atACCAATCGGGCTTCACGCCACCAAGGGACATACCCTTCGAGGATCTGTCCAAGTGCGATCCAGACTCCGTGCAGGACTCACACTACAGCAACTCGACATCGAACCACCTGACCATTAAGGGCACGATGAGTGCCAACAAGCTGAGGAAACGCGTGGGCATCTTCAACATATTCGGCAGCAACAAG CAACGGCAGATAATTGAAGCCTGTATCACCATGAAG AACTCCCTGACTGCCGATGGACAAAAGGAGGACTTTAGCGATCTGCCGCCGAATCAGCGGAGAAAGAAACTGCAGGGAAAGATCGCCGAGCTGACCCAGAGCATCGCCCAGGAAACAAAAGCCCGGGATGGCCTGATGAAGATGAAGATCGTCTATGAGGCGAACTCCTCGCTGGGCAATCCCATGACCGTCGAAGGACAACTGAACGAGTCGGAACACAAGTTGGAGAAGCTGAAGGTGGATCTGAAGAAGTACCAGGACTTCTTGGAGAAGGCCTGCCAAGTGCCGGCGGCCACCAGTAGTCCGCAGGCGAGTCGAAACCAATTGCAGAACGGTCACAGAACCTCGAG ACATTCCAATGGCAGTGCCGATGACCATCATGACGATGGCGACGACCAGCCCGATGACGCTGGCAGCTTAAGCAG TTCGGCAAGTCCCGAGAGCGGCCTAGGCACTTCGCACACATCCCTGCCAGGATCGGGACAGGGTAGTGCCAATGAGAATGCGATTGGTGAGGATACGTACTACGAGACGGAAGTGGAGACACTAAATCCACTGGGCACATGTCGAGCCCTTTATCCCTTCGAAG CCTCCAGCGAGGGCAGCATACCCATGAGCGAGGGCGAGGAGCTGCAGGTGATCGAGATCGACCAGGGAGATGGCTGGACGCGGGTGCGGCGGGCGAACAACTCCAATGGCTGGGACGAGGGCTTCGTACCCACGAGTTACATCGAGTGCACGCTCTATGCTTAG
- the LOC108035129 gene encoding formin-binding protein 1-like isoform X2 → MNCLVGYLNAARSLGESGVATILDLRDSHVEFWDQNDNLAIHTNRGIDALDKYANFLRDRVAIETEYAGKLRRLVKNYQPKKKEEEDNEFTSMQAFRNLLKEVGDLAGQREVVSESLQLQIIAGVTLLSKTLREERKKCLSDGANLQQNLTTQLSSLDRAKRNYEKAYRDSEKAVDSYKRADMDLNLSRAEVERYKNVMTAKIQQSDDAKNEYANQLQKTNNLQQQHFSMLLPAVLNRLQELDEKRTRGFREFIVGAADVESSVAPIIARCMEGIVKAGESINEKEDTFKVIERYQSGFTPPRDIPFEDLSKCDPDSVQDSHYSNSTSNHLTIKGTMSANKLRKRVGIFNIFGSNKQRQIIEACITMKNSLTADGQKEDFSDLPPNQRRKKLQGKIAELTQSIAQETKARDGLMKMKIVYEANSSLGNPMTVEGQLNESEHKLEKLKVDLKKYQDFLEKACQVPAATSSPQASRNQLQNGHRTSRHSNGSADDHHDDGDDQPDDAGSLSRSDSEDNVAQIQNGHNNNNNGSASPESGLGTSHTSLPGSGQGSANENAIGEDTYYETEVETLNPLGTCRALYPFEASSEGSIPMSEGEELQVIEIDQGDGWTRVRRANNSNGWDEGFVPTSYIECTLYA, encoded by the exons ATGAACTGCCTGGTCGGCTATTTGAATGCGGCCCGCAGCCTCGGCGAGTCCGGAGTTGCAACCATTTTGGATCTCAGGGATAGCCATGTGGAATTTTGG GATCAGAACGATAATCTGGCGATACACACCAACAGAGGCATCGATGCTCTAGACAAGTATGCCAACTTCTTACGCGATCGAGTGGCCATAGAAACGGAATATGCTGGCAAACTAAG GCGCCTAGTGAAAAACTACCAGCCCAAAAAGAAGGAGGAGGAAGACAATGA ATTCACATCGATGCAAGCGTTCCGCAATCTGCTCAAGGAGGTGGGCGATCTGGCGGGACAGCGCGAGGTGGTCTCCGAGTCCCTGCAGCTGCAGATAATCGCGGGGGTGACGCTCCTGTCCAAGACACTGCGCGAAGAACGCAAG AAATGCCTTAGCGATGGTGCCAACCTGCAGCAGAACCTCACCACACAGCTCTCCTCGCTGGACCGGGCCAAGCGGAACTACGAGAAGGCCTACCGCGACTCGGAGAAGGCGGTGGACAGCTACAAGCGGGCGGACATGGACCTCAATCTCAGCCGGGCCGAGGTGGAGCGCTACAAGAACGTGATGACGGCCAAGATCCAGCAGTCGGACGATGCCAAGAACGAGTACGCCAACCAGCTGCAGAAGACGAACaatctgcagcagcagcacttcAGCATGCTGCTGCCCGCCGTCCTCAACCGGCTGCAGGAGCTGGACGAGAAGCGCACCCGAGGCTTCCGGGAGTTCATTGTGGGTGCGGCGGATGTGGAGTCCTCGGTGGCGCCCATCATTGCCCGCTGCATGGAGGGCATCGTGAAGGCCGGCGAGTCGATCAACGAGAAGGAGGATACCTTCAAAGTCATAGAAAG atACCAATCGGGCTTCACGCCACCAAGGGACATACCCTTCGAGGATCTGTCCAAGTGCGATCCAGACTCCGTGCAGGACTCACACTACAGCAACTCGACATCGAACCACCTGACCATTAAGGGCACGATGAGTGCCAACAAGCTGAGGAAACGCGTGGGCATCTTCAACATATTCGGCAGCAACAAG CAACGGCAGATAATTGAAGCCTGTATCACCATGAAG AACTCCCTGACTGCCGATGGACAAAAGGAGGACTTTAGCGATCTGCCGCCGAATCAGCGGAGAAAGAAACTGCAGGGAAAGATCGCCGAGCTGACCCAGAGCATCGCCCAGGAAACAAAAGCCCGGGATGGCCTGATGAAGATGAAGATCGTCTATGAGGCGAACTCCTCGCTGGGCAATCCCATGACCGTCGAAGGACAACTGAACGAGTCGGAACACAAGTTGGAGAAGCTGAAGGTGGATCTGAAGAAGTACCAGGACTTCTTGGAGAAGGCCTGCCAAGTGCCGGCGGCCACCAGTAGTCCGCAGGCGAGTCGAAACCAATTGCAGAACGGTCACAGAACCTCGAG ACATTCCAATGGCAGTGCCGATGACCATCATGACGATGGCGACGACCAGCCCGATGACGCTGGCAGCTTAAGCAGGTCAGATTCTGAGGATAATGTGGCGCAAATACAAAATGggcataataataacaataacgg TTCGGCAAGTCCCGAGAGCGGCCTAGGCACTTCGCACACATCCCTGCCAGGATCGGGACAGGGTAGTGCCAATGAGAATGCGATTGGTGAGGATACGTACTACGAGACGGAAGTGGAGACACTAAATCCACTGGGCACATGTCGAGCCCTTTATCCCTTCGAAG CCTCCAGCGAGGGCAGCATACCCATGAGCGAGGGCGAGGAGCTGCAGGTGATCGAGATCGACCAGGGAGATGGCTGGACGCGGGTGCGGCGGGCGAACAACTCCAATGGCTGGGACGAGGGCTTCGTACCCACGAGTTACATCGAGTGCACGCTCTATGCTTAG
- the LOC108035129 gene encoding formin-binding protein 1-like isoform X14, producing MLALLAGGSSRSSSNNKLAESESAAQNSSTMSWGTELWDQNDNLAIHTNRGIDALDKYANFLRDRVAIETEYAGKLRRLVKNYQPKKKEEEDNEFTSMQAFRNLLKEVGDLAGQREVVSESLQLQIIAGVTLLSKTLREERKKCLSDGANLQQNLTTQLSSLDRAKRNYEKAYRDSEKAVDSYKRADMDLNLSRAEVERYKNVMTAKIQQSDDAKNEYANQLQKTNNLQQQHFSMLLPAVLNRLQELDEKRTRGFREFIVGAADVESSVAPIIARCMEGIVKAGESINEKEDTFKVIERYQSGFTPPRDIPFEDLSKCDPDSVQDSHYSNSTSNHLTIKGTMSANKLRKRVGIFNIFGSNKNSLTADGQKEDFSDLPPNQRRKKLQGKIAELTQSIAQETKARDGLMKMKIVYEANSSLGNPMTVEGQLNESEHKLEKLKVDLKKYQDFLEKACQVPAATSSPQASRNQLQNGHRTSRHSNGSADDHHDDGDDQPDDAGSLSSSASPESGLGTSHTSLPGSGQGSANENAIGEDTYYETEVETLNPLGTCRALYPFEASSEGSIPMSEGEELQVIEIDQGDGWTRVRRANNSNGWDEGFVPTSYIECTLYA from the exons GATCAGAACGATAATCTGGCGATACACACCAACAGAGGCATCGATGCTCTAGACAAGTATGCCAACTTCTTACGCGATCGAGTGGCCATAGAAACGGAATATGCTGGCAAACTAAG GCGCCTAGTGAAAAACTACCAGCCCAAAAAGAAGGAGGAGGAAGACAATGA ATTCACATCGATGCAAGCGTTCCGCAATCTGCTCAAGGAGGTGGGCGATCTGGCGGGACAGCGCGAGGTGGTCTCCGAGTCCCTGCAGCTGCAGATAATCGCGGGGGTGACGCTCCTGTCCAAGACACTGCGCGAAGAACGCAAG AAATGCCTTAGCGATGGTGCCAACCTGCAGCAGAACCTCACCACACAGCTCTCCTCGCTGGACCGGGCCAAGCGGAACTACGAGAAGGCCTACCGCGACTCGGAGAAGGCGGTGGACAGCTACAAGCGGGCGGACATGGACCTCAATCTCAGCCGGGCCGAGGTGGAGCGCTACAAGAACGTGATGACGGCCAAGATCCAGCAGTCGGACGATGCCAAGAACGAGTACGCCAACCAGCTGCAGAAGACGAACaatctgcagcagcagcacttcAGCATGCTGCTGCCCGCCGTCCTCAACCGGCTGCAGGAGCTGGACGAGAAGCGCACCCGAGGCTTCCGGGAGTTCATTGTGGGTGCGGCGGATGTGGAGTCCTCGGTGGCGCCCATCATTGCCCGCTGCATGGAGGGCATCGTGAAGGCCGGCGAGTCGATCAACGAGAAGGAGGATACCTTCAAAGTCATAGAAAG atACCAATCGGGCTTCACGCCACCAAGGGACATACCCTTCGAGGATCTGTCCAAGTGCGATCCAGACTCCGTGCAGGACTCACACTACAGCAACTCGACATCGAACCACCTGACCATTAAGGGCACGATGAGTGCCAACAAGCTGAGGAAACGCGTGGGCATCTTCAACATATTCGGCAGCAACAAG AACTCCCTGACTGCCGATGGACAAAAGGAGGACTTTAGCGATCTGCCGCCGAATCAGCGGAGAAAGAAACTGCAGGGAAAGATCGCCGAGCTGACCCAGAGCATCGCCCAGGAAACAAAAGCCCGGGATGGCCTGATGAAGATGAAGATCGTCTATGAGGCGAACTCCTCGCTGGGCAATCCCATGACCGTCGAAGGACAACTGAACGAGTCGGAACACAAGTTGGAGAAGCTGAAGGTGGATCTGAAGAAGTACCAGGACTTCTTGGAGAAGGCCTGCCAAGTGCCGGCGGCCACCAGTAGTCCGCAGGCGAGTCGAAACCAATTGCAGAACGGTCACAGAACCTCGAG ACATTCCAATGGCAGTGCCGATGACCATCATGACGATGGCGACGACCAGCCCGATGACGCTGGCAGCTTAAGCAG TTCGGCAAGTCCCGAGAGCGGCCTAGGCACTTCGCACACATCCCTGCCAGGATCGGGACAGGGTAGTGCCAATGAGAATGCGATTGGTGAGGATACGTACTACGAGACGGAAGTGGAGACACTAAATCCACTGGGCACATGTCGAGCCCTTTATCCCTTCGAAG CCTCCAGCGAGGGCAGCATACCCATGAGCGAGGGCGAGGAGCTGCAGGTGATCGAGATCGACCAGGGAGATGGCTGGACGCGGGTGCGGCGGGCGAACAACTCCAATGGCTGGGACGAGGGCTTCGTACCCACGAGTTACATCGAGTGCACGCTCTATGCTTAG
- the LOC108035129 gene encoding formin-binding protein 1-like isoform X10 translates to MLALLAGGSSRSSSNNKLAESESAAQNSSTMSWGTELWDQNDNLAIHTNRGIDALDKYANFLRDRVAIETEYAGKLRRLVKNYQPKKKEEEDNEFTSMQAFRNLLKEVGDLAGQREVVSESLQLQIIAGVTLLSKTLREERKKCLSDGANLQQNLTTQLSSLDRAKRNYEKAYRDSEKAVDSYKRADMDLNLSRAEVERYKNVMTAKIQQSDDAKNEYANQLQKTNNLQQQHFSMLLPAVLNRLQELDEKRTRGFREFIVGAADVESSVAPIIARCMEGIVKAGESINEKEDTFKVIERYQSGFTPPRDIPFEDLSKCDPDSVQDSHYSNSTSNHLTIKGTMSANKLRKRVGIFNIFGSNKNSLTADGQKEDFSDLPPNQRRKKLQGKIAELTQSIAQETKARDGLMKMKIVYEANSSLGNPMTVEGQLNESEHKLEKLKVDLKKYQDFLEKACQVPAATSSPQASRNQLQNGHRTSRHSNGSADDHHDDGDDQPDDAGSLSRSDSEDNVAQIQNGHNNNNNGSASPESGLGTSHTSLPGSGQGSANENAIGEDTYYETEVETLNPLGTCRALYPFEASSEGSIPMSEGEELQVIEIDQGDGWTRVRRANNSNGWDEGFVPTSYIECTLYA, encoded by the exons GATCAGAACGATAATCTGGCGATACACACCAACAGAGGCATCGATGCTCTAGACAAGTATGCCAACTTCTTACGCGATCGAGTGGCCATAGAAACGGAATATGCTGGCAAACTAAG GCGCCTAGTGAAAAACTACCAGCCCAAAAAGAAGGAGGAGGAAGACAATGA ATTCACATCGATGCAAGCGTTCCGCAATCTGCTCAAGGAGGTGGGCGATCTGGCGGGACAGCGCGAGGTGGTCTCCGAGTCCCTGCAGCTGCAGATAATCGCGGGGGTGACGCTCCTGTCCAAGACACTGCGCGAAGAACGCAAG AAATGCCTTAGCGATGGTGCCAACCTGCAGCAGAACCTCACCACACAGCTCTCCTCGCTGGACCGGGCCAAGCGGAACTACGAGAAGGCCTACCGCGACTCGGAGAAGGCGGTGGACAGCTACAAGCGGGCGGACATGGACCTCAATCTCAGCCGGGCCGAGGTGGAGCGCTACAAGAACGTGATGACGGCCAAGATCCAGCAGTCGGACGATGCCAAGAACGAGTACGCCAACCAGCTGCAGAAGACGAACaatctgcagcagcagcacttcAGCATGCTGCTGCCCGCCGTCCTCAACCGGCTGCAGGAGCTGGACGAGAAGCGCACCCGAGGCTTCCGGGAGTTCATTGTGGGTGCGGCGGATGTGGAGTCCTCGGTGGCGCCCATCATTGCCCGCTGCATGGAGGGCATCGTGAAGGCCGGCGAGTCGATCAACGAGAAGGAGGATACCTTCAAAGTCATAGAAAG atACCAATCGGGCTTCACGCCACCAAGGGACATACCCTTCGAGGATCTGTCCAAGTGCGATCCAGACTCCGTGCAGGACTCACACTACAGCAACTCGACATCGAACCACCTGACCATTAAGGGCACGATGAGTGCCAACAAGCTGAGGAAACGCGTGGGCATCTTCAACATATTCGGCAGCAACAAG AACTCCCTGACTGCCGATGGACAAAAGGAGGACTTTAGCGATCTGCCGCCGAATCAGCGGAGAAAGAAACTGCAGGGAAAGATCGCCGAGCTGACCCAGAGCATCGCCCAGGAAACAAAAGCCCGGGATGGCCTGATGAAGATGAAGATCGTCTATGAGGCGAACTCCTCGCTGGGCAATCCCATGACCGTCGAAGGACAACTGAACGAGTCGGAACACAAGTTGGAGAAGCTGAAGGTGGATCTGAAGAAGTACCAGGACTTCTTGGAGAAGGCCTGCCAAGTGCCGGCGGCCACCAGTAGTCCGCAGGCGAGTCGAAACCAATTGCAGAACGGTCACAGAACCTCGAG ACATTCCAATGGCAGTGCCGATGACCATCATGACGATGGCGACGACCAGCCCGATGACGCTGGCAGCTTAAGCAGGTCAGATTCTGAGGATAATGTGGCGCAAATACAAAATGggcataataataacaataacgg TTCGGCAAGTCCCGAGAGCGGCCTAGGCACTTCGCACACATCCCTGCCAGGATCGGGACAGGGTAGTGCCAATGAGAATGCGATTGGTGAGGATACGTACTACGAGACGGAAGTGGAGACACTAAATCCACTGGGCACATGTCGAGCCCTTTATCCCTTCGAAG CCTCCAGCGAGGGCAGCATACCCATGAGCGAGGGCGAGGAGCTGCAGGTGATCGAGATCGACCAGGGAGATGGCTGGACGCGGGTGCGGCGGGCGAACAACTCCAATGGCTGGGACGAGGGCTTCGTACCCACGAGTTACATCGAGTGCACGCTCTATGCTTAG